The following are from one region of the Mixophyes fleayi isolate aMixFle1 chromosome 7, aMixFle1.hap1, whole genome shotgun sequence genome:
- the GBX2 gene encoding homeobox protein GBX-2 codes for MSAAFQPPLMMMQRPLGSSTAFSIDSLIGSPPQPSPGHFVYTGYPMFMPYRPVVLPPPPPPPPALSQATLQPTLQSTHPHHQIPSLPSGFCSSLAQGMALTSTLMATLPGSFSASSQHQEAARKFGAQSLQGGFEKSDGGQSDGEDTGKSYVTKEGTLLPFAASEASLGAVRGQGKEDPGKEEDVKGKEDSYLMDSDLDYSSDDNISCQTTHKEEDTPEESPQNPNPSSNSTSTGKNRRRRTAFTSEQLLELEKEFHCKKYLSLTERSQIAHALKLSEVQVKIWFQNRRAKWKRVKAGNANSKTGEPSRNPKIVVPIPVHVSRFAIRSQHQQLEQARP; via the exons ATGAGTGCAGCTTTCCAGCCTCCTCTCATGATGATGCAGCGTCCCTTGGGCAGCAGTACAGCTTTCAGTATAGACTCACTGATAGGGAGCCCACCTCAGCCCAGTCCTGGACACTTCGTGTATACAGGATACCCTATGTTCATGCCATACAGGCCTGTGGTTTTGCCACCTCCTCCCCCTCCACCACCGGCACTGTCCCAGGCCACCCTGCAGCCAACCCTTCAatccacacatccccatcacCAGATCCCTAGTCTGCCCAGCGGATTCTGCTCCAGCCTGGCACAGGGCATGGCACTCACTTCCACACTCATGGCCACCCTACCGGGCAGCTTCTCAGCTTCATCTCAGCACCAAGAAGCGGCCAGGAAGTTTGGAGCCCAAAGTCTGCAAGGTGGATTCGAGAAGAGTGATGGAGGTCAGTCGGATGGAGAGGACACAGGCAAATCTTATGTCACCAAAGAGGGAACCTTATTGCCTTTTGCTGCCTCAGAAGCTTCTTTAG GTGCTGTCCGGGGCCAGGGGAAGGAAGATCCAGGGAAAGAGGAGGATGTGAAGGGGAAGGAGGACTCCTACCTGATGGACAGTGACCTGGACTACAGCTCAGATGATAACATTTCCTGCCAGACAACCCACAAAGAAGAGGACACCCCGGAGGAGAGCCCCCAGAACCCCAACCCTTCCAGTAACAGCACCTCTACCGGCAAGAACCGGCGGCGGAGGACGGCCTTCACCAGTGAGCAGCTCCTGGAGCTGGAGAAAGAGTTCCACTGCAAGAAGTACCTGTCGCTCACCGAGCGCTCCCAGATCGCACACGCCCTCAAACTCAGCGAGGTCCAGGTGAAAATCTGGTTCCAGAACCGCAGAGCCAAGTGGAAGAGGGTCAAGGCTGGCAATGCGAACTCCAAAACCGGGGAGCCCTCCAGAAACCCCAAAATCGTGGTGCCCATCCCAGTCCATGTCAGCAGGTTCGCCATCAGGAGCCAACACCAGCAGCTGGAGCAGGCTAGACCCTGA